In Lepidochelys kempii isolate rLepKem1 chromosome 10, rLepKem1.hap2, whole genome shotgun sequence, a single window of DNA contains:
- the ARID3B gene encoding AT-rich interactive domain-containing protein 3B — MKLEAVVEQLQKQQQQQQQGPLQMDSRERQQRQMREAQQLYTQQLAAQQAVLAATSGRASGSTALGPLAKVPPVVGATRAFDQSSVTSELEEEEEEEEEEDEEEEGLEDGDLEEDTEMTGKDACSTLKYFHSQKVAHHNQRVVSTLPAPGLQRGQQGKEEQGKDTTKQSYSGSPSGRQTWRMDEQLKQNGSLTWSEEADGGRGREISRDFAKLYELDSDPERKEFLDDLFIFMQKRGTPINRIPIMAKQILDLYMLYKLVTEKGGLVEIINKKIWREITKGLNLPTSITSAAFTLRTQYMKYLYAYECEKKSLSSPAELQAAIDGNRREGRRPSYSSSLFSYSPTTTGPPSLLSPPKIRFPIIGLTPGSGTSNSRLSPAAALRKGDGIPLTVSMPNRIAMPVTLANQQATVAARTATLEQLRERLEAGEPPEKKLSRMTEEEQRLVQQALQRNLFSVARQIPMKIKINGREDKPDAAAAAAAAALHLSPSGIGSINMSVEINGTIYAGVLFAQKPVVHLIAGSSTQSTCSSSSSSHCSPSPTSSRGTPSAEPSTSWSL, encoded by the exons ATGAAGCTGGAGGCTGTTGttgagcagctgcagaagcagcagcagcaacagcagcaaggtCCTCTGCAGATGGATTCCAGAGAGAGACAGCAGAGGCAGATGAGAGAAGCCCAGCAGCTTTATACTCAGCAGCTGGCAGCACAGCAGGCTGTTCTAGCAGCCACATCTGGCAGGGCTTCGGGCAGCACAGCACTTGGTCCTTTGGCCAAAGTCCCACCTGTAGTTGGGGCCACCCGAGCTTTTGATCAGAGCAGTGTGACCtcggagctggaggaggaggaggaggaggaggaggaagaggatgaagaGGAAGAGGGTTTGGAAGATGGAGATCTTGAGGAGGACACTGAAATGACTGGGAAAGATGCCTGTTCTACTTTGAAGTATTTTCATTCTCAAAAAGTTGCCCATCACAACCAAAGAGTGGTGTCTACTCTTCCAGCCCCAGGACTTCAGCGGGGACAGCAGGGAAAGGAGGAACAGGGTAAAGACACTACTAAACAATCGTATTCTGGTTCCCCATCTGGGCGGCAGACCTGGAGAATGGATGAGCAGCTCAAGCAG AATGGAAGTCTGACTTGGAGCGAAGAAGCTGACGGAGGCCGAGGAAGAGAAATCTCTCGAGATTTTGCCAAG CTGTACGAACTGGATAGTGACCCTGAACGGAAGGAGTTCCTGGATGACCTCTTCATCTTTATGCAAAAGAGGG GAACTCCCATCAATCGGATCCCCATCATGGCGAAGCAGATCCTGGATCTCTATATGCTCTACAAACTGGTGACTGAGAAAGGGGGGCTGGTGGAAATCATAAACAAGAAGATATGGCGGGAGATCACTAAAGGCCTTAACCTGCCCACCTCCATCACCAGTGCAGCGTTTACACTTCGGACCCA GTATATGAAGTACTTATATGCCTACGAATGTGAGAAGAAGTCCCTTAGCTCTCCTGCTGAGCTGCAGGCTGCGATCGATGGCAACAGGCGGGAAGGCAGACGGCCCAGCTACAGCTCCTCCTTGTTCAGTTATTCACCCACCACCACAGGGCCTCCttccctcctgtctcctccaaaGATCCGCTTCCCGATCATCGGCCTGACCCCAGGCAGTGGAACCAGCAACTCCCGTCTCTCTCCAGCGGCAGCTCTCAGGAAAG GCGATGGCATCCCTCTGACTGTGTCCATGCCAAATCGCATTGCCATGCCAGTGACCTTGGCTAACCAGCAGGCAACTGTAGCAGCAAGGACGGCCACTTTGGAACAGCTGCGGGAGAGGCTGGAGGCTGGAGAGCCGCCGGAGAAGAAACTCTCACGGATGACAGAGGAGGAGCAGCGGCTTGTCCAGCAGGCACTTCAGCGCAACCTGTTCAGTGTGGCACGGCAGATCCCCATGAAGATCAAAATCAATGGCAGGG AAGATAAACCAGAtgccgcggcggcggcggcggctgcggcATTGCATTTGTCACCCAGCGGCATTGGGAGTATTAACATGTCTGTGGAGATTAACGGCACAATCTATGCTG GAGTTCTGTTTGCCCAGAAGCCCGTCGTCCATCTAATTGCAGGATCCAGCACTCAAAGCAcctgcagtagcagcagcagctcccactgcTCTCCTAGCCCAACCTCGTCCAGGGGCACCCCCAGCGCAGAGCCCTCAACCAGCTGGTCTCTCTGA